Proteins from a single region of Haloarcula laminariae:
- a CDS encoding DNA-directed RNA polymerase subunit P, with product MSYKCSRCKRDVTLDEYGGVRCPYCGHRVLLKERSPDVKEIDVQ from the coding sequence ATGAGCTACAAGTGTTCACGCTGTAAGCGCGACGTAACACTCGACGAGTACGGTGGCGTCCGCTGTCCGTACTGCGGCCACCGCGTGCTGCTGAAGGAGCGTTCGCCCGACGTCAAAGAAATCGACGTCCAGTGA
- a CDS encoding KEOPS complex subunit Pcc1: MTPPHRTVFELDYPDESLARRVERSLRPEVGDIEGDRTTAELAREGATLRVTVAAEDLVALRAGCNTWLTLASVAEAASQRR, from the coding sequence ATGACGCCGCCCCATCGAACCGTTTTCGAGCTCGACTACCCCGACGAGTCCCTGGCCCGTCGCGTCGAGCGGAGCCTCCGCCCGGAGGTCGGCGACATCGAGGGGGACCGCACGACTGCGGAGCTGGCCCGCGAGGGCGCGACGCTGCGCGTGACCGTCGCGGCCGAGGACCTCGTCGCGCTGCGGGCGGGGTGTAACACGTGGTTGACGCTGGCGTCGGTCGCCGAGGCGGCCTCTCAGCGCCGATAG